The Spirochaetota bacterium genome has a segment encoding these proteins:
- a CDS encoding MMPL family transporter: protein MQKKILNYIYNLSLKRGKLLLIVMSLITVILGAFIPRLIISSSQQNLIPKDDPEQAKYIQFNKEFGSSDNLILVLEGDSDACKEYADDFAREIGKEQKWVKSIFYKVDASVLLKRAPLYVPVEDLNKGFELIQKKKGMIARIQNVSNLHALLNEINKSFKDPNSDINVESATKIISFLNVLFREWNEWIDNPNQNKLKLAEKLSQSGFPQLAILQSEGYLFSRDFKMMYLFIQPRNYNDEITYLKPFMEDIRAACDRAKKTHPELQNKIKVAFTGMPAHVLTQTEVIYSDVGHAAILSVIIVALVLLIGFRSIKKMIIGIIPTVAGLAISLGIITIVLGKLNLISSSFMAVLFGIGIDFGIYLLQRTEEELGNGLSQNEAIYKSVVLTSRSIISGGLTTSLAFFALSLSRFQGYSELGFAAGVGLIVVLFTTFLMMPALLMNIPVEPRDYHVKETINETVKLERKKIHLVLISACVIISIVSIIAATRIKMDFNVIKMLPSNTESTIYQNRMEDESDYKMSFAMITDKDLNHLKSITDKVEKLSTVSKVDSLAGLIPPEQEEKLKIIKKFKPLLGNFRIELKDNNQSGADFIAVLDRMNSYFEDAQEKAFAGNQKNLVEQLDNIANNIESIKTKLAADKDGMALARTKKFEKELFVNLAKATQIIRDSFNPSIVTEATFPKEIINRFKSDQGTYVAMVSPKGSMWDVDFLDKFVTELKSVTPNVTGFPVTHRVYVRQAVTAVFQSMLYSFFVILVLLIIDFRSIRGVLLSLMPLLIGMLWLQLFLYIFGVDYNVANVAGLPLLLGLGIVYGLRIVHRWREDTTITAFAATRTTGKGLAFAALAIIAGLVSIVFARHTGVSAFGKILLIGIILCMFTALIILPAFIDYMYVMKNKEGAPEVKGTGMDAVVDPQKDSPVKKKAPSKANSRSKKTVAVKKTVKKSTRKKK from the coding sequence ATGCAAAAGAAAATCCTGAATTATATTTATAATCTATCTTTGAAGCGGGGAAAACTGCTCCTGATTGTCATGTCGCTTATAACCGTCATTCTCGGCGCATTTATTCCTCGACTCATCATTTCCTCATCACAGCAAAATCTTATCCCCAAAGACGATCCTGAACAGGCCAAGTATATTCAATTCAACAAGGAATTCGGTTCTTCAGACAATCTTATCCTTGTTCTTGAAGGGGATAGCGATGCATGCAAGGAATATGCCGATGATTTCGCCCGTGAAATCGGCAAAGAACAAAAATGGGTCAAATCGATATTTTATAAAGTTGACGCGAGCGTATTGCTGAAAAGGGCCCCTCTTTATGTTCCGGTTGAAGATTTAAACAAGGGCTTCGAGCTGATACAGAAAAAAAAGGGGATGATAGCAAGGATCCAGAATGTGTCAAATCTTCATGCCCTTCTCAATGAGATCAATAAGAGCTTCAAGGATCCGAACAGCGATATCAATGTCGAATCCGCGACAAAAATCATATCTTTTCTGAATGTGCTTTTCCGCGAATGGAACGAGTGGATCGACAACCCGAATCAGAATAAATTGAAATTAGCTGAAAAGCTTTCCCAGTCAGGGTTTCCCCAGCTGGCAATACTGCAGAGCGAGGGTTACCTGTTTTCCCGCGATTTTAAAATGATGTACCTCTTCATTCAACCCCGGAATTATAACGATGAAATTACTTATTTAAAGCCTTTTATGGAAGATATCCGTGCAGCGTGCGACAGGGCGAAAAAGACACATCCGGAATTGCAGAATAAAATCAAGGTGGCTTTTACCGGGATGCCCGCACACGTGCTCACTCAGACTGAGGTGATTTATTCTGATGTCGGCCATGCGGCTATTTTGTCGGTTATTATTGTTGCGCTCGTTCTCCTGATCGGTTTTCGCTCAATTAAAAAAATGATAATCGGTATTATTCCGACGGTAGCGGGTCTTGCCATATCGTTGGGAATTATAACAATAGTGCTGGGCAAGCTGAATCTTATCAGCTCATCCTTTATGGCCGTTCTTTTCGGTATAGGAATCGATTTCGGTATTTACCTGCTGCAGCGCACGGAAGAGGAACTGGGGAACGGGCTGTCGCAGAATGAAGCGATATATAAATCGGTCGTTCTCACCAGCCGCTCAATCATATCGGGCGGACTCACGACCAGCCTTGCTTTTTTTGCCCTGTCCCTTTCCAGGTTCCAGGGATACTCGGAACTTGGATTCGCGGCCGGCGTGGGCCTCATTGTCGTCTTGTTTACAACGTTCCTCATGATGCCGGCGCTGCTTATGAATATCCCGGTCGAGCCCAGGGATTATCATGTAAAGGAGACCATTAACGAGACAGTTAAGCTGGAAAGAAAAAAGATCCATTTAGTGCTGATTAGCGCCTGTGTCATAATCTCAATTGTAAGCATAATTGCGGCAACTAGGATCAAGATGGATTTTAATGTGATCAAAATGCTGCCAAGCAACACTGAATCGACCATCTACCAGAATAGGATGGAAGATGAAAGCGATTACAAGATGTCTTTTGCGATGATAACCGACAAGGACCTCAATCACCTGAAAAGCATTACCGACAAGGTTGAAAAATTGTCAACGGTCAGCAAAGTTGACTCCCTGGCAGGGCTAATTCCGCCGGAGCAGGAAGAGAAGCTGAAAATTATTAAAAAATTTAAACCACTATTGGGGAACTTCCGTATCGAGCTGAAGGATAATAATCAAAGCGGGGCGGATTTTATTGCCGTCCTTGACCGGATGAACTCCTATTTCGAGGATGCCCAGGAAAAGGCCTTTGCCGGAAACCAGAAGAATCTGGTGGAGCAGCTCGATAACATCGCCAACAATATTGAAAGTATAAAGACCAAATTGGCCGCAGATAAGGACGGCATGGCATTGGCCAGGACTAAAAAATTCGAGAAGGAGCTTTTCGTCAATTTAGCCAAAGCCACACAGATTATCCGCGATAGCTTCAATCCGTCGATCGTCACTGAAGCCACGTTCCCCAAAGAGATTATAAACCGATTTAAGAGCGACCAGGGGACCTACGTGGCAATGGTGTCTCCAAAAGGATCGATGTGGGACGTCGACTTTCTTGACAAATTTGTCACCGAGCTTAAGAGCGTTACACCCAATGTGACTGGTTTTCCCGTGACTCACCGCGTTTATGTCCGCCAGGCTGTTACCGCCGTGTTTCAATCTATGCTTTACTCATTCTTTGTTATTCTGGTGCTTCTGATCATTGATTTTCGAAGTATTCGCGGGGTGCTTCTTTCATTGATGCCGTTGTTAATTGGAATGTTGTGGCTTCAACTGTTTCTGTATATATTCGGCGTTGATTATAATGTTGCCAATGTCGCGGGGCTGCCGTTGTTGCTTGGCCTCGGTATCGTATATGGTCTCCGGATTGTTCACAGATGGAGGGAAGATACGACAATCACGGCCTTTGCCGCTACAAGGACAACAGGAAAGGGTCTGGCCTTTGCAGCGCTTGCAATCATCGCGGGATTAGTCAGTATTGTATTTGCGCGTCATACAGGAGTATCCGCCTTCGGTAAAATACTTCTTATCGGCATTATCTTGTGCATGTTTACCGCGCTTATTATCCTGCCGGCATTCATCGACTATATGTATGTGATGAAGAACAAGGAAGGAGCGCCGGAGGTAAAGGGTACCGGCATGGATGCTGTTGTTGATCCACAGAAGGACAGTCCTGTAAAAAAGAAAGCGCCATCTAAGGCGAATAGCAGATCCAAAAAAACCGTTGCTGTTAAAAAGACAGTCAAAAAGTCGACCAGAAAAAAGAAATAA
- a CDS encoding DUF4139 domain-containing protein, whose amino-acid sequence MKKHSVIVAVALICGIWYGSLAEETVETSKIISVKLYQNQATIVRQARLKLEKGLNTVVISNLSPLLYDWSVRGSLPAGFGGKINSIEVEQKALVQKRQRNIVTIEEKLEGLREKDQVCIDELKNINSQEKFLNSILEFTNATVSKELATRIPQISLWDNTLEYVSTKMNNLLREKRKIEKEREKIGKEIQKWEFELSQIAGTTYFRNYQTLNKAILDNRSALNIQQYAGNTGEYGEKKRLFKNPTEKVDIEKRLNVSIYSPENTEIDLNVSYVIPETRWQMKYDIRASGKKKNAMMVIYGDIYQKTGENWENISLSLSTGAPINTISPPELRPWYLDLEPTYREESTGRKDKKYASEMTKRVMPVEDEKQKEEEYQTTIREEGSYFAITIPSKQNIASSTKYQKKYVKEYELEGENKVRFYYELTPEKTNNAFLKATLKNSTELPWLDGEAQIFLENEFMGKVAIPFTPPGKDRELVLGTESRITALKELVKKYEETAGALGGKRRIKYSYKVTIENQLPRSEDLVITDAFPVSRNEKIKLEIENISVPFMKDEEFEKSTPYSQGIRKWKLAMEPHAKKVITYDIIITFDKENRVWGIR is encoded by the coding sequence ATGAAAAAACATTCAGTGATAGTGGCAGTGGCGCTTATCTGTGGCATATGGTATGGATCACTGGCCGAGGAAACAGTTGAAACAAGTAAGATCATATCGGTGAAGCTCTACCAGAACCAGGCGACGATAGTGCGGCAGGCGCGGCTAAAGCTCGAAAAGGGACTCAACACGGTCGTCATCAGCAATCTTTCGCCGCTGTTATACGACTGGTCGGTCAGGGGAAGTCTGCCTGCCGGGTTCGGCGGTAAGATCAATTCCATCGAAGTGGAGCAAAAGGCCCTCGTTCAGAAAAGGCAGCGGAACATTGTAACGATTGAGGAGAAGCTGGAAGGACTGCGTGAAAAGGACCAGGTTTGCATCGATGAGCTGAAAAATATAAATTCCCAGGAAAAGTTCCTTAATTCGATTCTGGAATTTACCAACGCCACGGTATCAAAGGAACTGGCGACCCGCATTCCCCAGATAAGCCTCTGGGACAATACCCTCGAATATGTATCCACCAAGATGAACAATCTGCTTCGTGAAAAACGAAAGATCGAAAAGGAGAGAGAAAAAATCGGCAAAGAGATCCAGAAATGGGAATTTGAACTGTCCCAGATAGCGGGTACTACCTATTTCAGAAATTATCAGACGTTGAACAAGGCAATTCTGGATAACAGGTCTGCTTTGAATATACAGCAATATGCCGGCAATACCGGCGAGTACGGTGAAAAAAAGAGGCTATTCAAAAATCCCACGGAGAAAGTGGATATTGAAAAAAGACTGAATGTCAGCATCTACTCGCCGGAAAATACCGAGATTGATTTGAATGTCAGCTATGTCATTCCGGAAACCAGGTGGCAGATGAAATATGACATAAGGGCCAGCGGTAAAAAAAAGAATGCCATGATGGTGATATACGGCGATATCTACCAAAAGACCGGAGAGAACTGGGAAAATATCAGCCTCTCCCTGTCCACGGGAGCGCCGATAAACACTATCAGCCCCCCGGAGCTCCGGCCATGGTATCTCGATCTGGAGCCGACATACAGGGAAGAGAGCACCGGCAGAAAGGATAAAAAATATGCGTCCGAAATGACTAAAAGAGTAATGCCTGTGGAAGATGAAAAGCAGAAGGAAGAGGAATATCAGACCACCATACGGGAAGAAGGATCGTATTTTGCGATCACAATTCCGTCAAAGCAGAATATAGCGTCATCAACGAAGTATCAAAAAAAATATGTAAAGGAATATGAACTGGAAGGGGAAAACAAGGTCAGATTCTATTATGAATTGACCCCCGAGAAGACGAACAACGCCTTTTTAAAGGCGACCCTAAAAAATTCGACGGAACTGCCGTGGCTTGACGGTGAGGCCCAGATTTTTTTGGAAAATGAGTTTATGGGAAAGGTTGCAATTCCCTTTACGCCGCCGGGAAAGGATCGGGAGCTTGTGCTGGGGACAGAATCAAGGATCACCGCATTGAAGGAGCTGGTTAAAAAATATGAGGAAACAGCCGGCGCACTGGGCGGAAAGCGTAGAATCAAATACTCGTATAAAGTGACAATTGAGAATCAGCTGCCTCGAAGCGAGGACCTGGTCATCACCGACGCGTTCCCGGTCTCAAGAAATGAAAAGATAAAGCTGGAAATCGAGAATATATCGGTGCCCTTTATGAAGGATGAGGAATTTGAAAAATCCACCCCCTATTCCCAGGGTATAAGGAAATGGAAACTGGCCATGGAGCCCCACGCGAAAAAAGTGATCACCTACGATATCATTATTACTTTCGATAAAGAAAACAGGGTATGGGGTATCAGGTAA
- the pyk gene encoding pyruvate kinase codes for MENRRLETRKTKIICTLGPATDEGDILRTLLINGMNVGRLNFSHGSHEEHQKRVDHIKSLRDEMGLPVGLMLDTRGPEIRIKQFANKEVELADGSTFTFTNRDVAGTDTIVSVAYGGFPLVVHKGQMLLLDDGLIGMKVTDIKETEVICEVVYGGTLSNNKKINIPGAANKLPFITDKDSDDLLFGIRNKFDFIAASFVRNANDIKELRELLKKNGGDGIKIISKIEIREGVDAIDEIIRVSDGVMVARGDMGVEIPFEELPSIQKSIIRKCYRAGKTVITATQMLDSMIRNPRPTRAEITDVANAIYDGTSAIMLSGETSVGKYPIDSLLTMSKIAIETEKDIDYVKRFNDMDVTVSRNVTNAVSRAACDTAHTLGASAVVCVTKSGHTAAMVSKYHPACPILAVTTSKDVYNQLSLAWGVVPDMTEKKDSTDEVFQQAVTRASLSKLVVNGDCMVITGGMIADVSGTTNTIKVHIVGDVLVEGTGMTAGTASGQVCVINNPDDLRDLNAGQVMVIRKSTDEILAVMKNAAAIVTEEESESQTVTVGKALGLPVIANARSATEILKSGTVITVEGSTGRVYSGLKK; via the coding sequence ATGGAAAATAGACGTTTGGAAACGAGAAAGACAAAAATCATTTGTACATTGGGACCGGCAACGGATGAGGGCGACATCTTGCGCACGCTATTGATCAATGGAATGAATGTTGGCCGGTTGAATTTTTCCCACGGTTCCCATGAAGAGCACCAAAAGAGGGTCGATCATATTAAAAGCCTTCGCGATGAAATGGGGCTGCCGGTGGGACTCATGCTCGACACCAGGGGTCCGGAAATAAGGATCAAGCAGTTCGCCAATAAAGAGGTTGAACTGGCCGATGGATCTACCTTTACCTTCACGAACCGGGACGTGGCGGGGACGGATACCATTGTGTCAGTGGCCTATGGAGGATTCCCCCTGGTTGTGCATAAGGGCCAGATGCTGCTGCTGGATGACGGCCTGATAGGCATGAAGGTCACCGATATTAAAGAAACGGAAGTGATCTGCGAGGTCGTCTACGGCGGCACCCTCAGCAATAATAAAAAAATCAATATTCCCGGTGCCGCCAATAAGCTTCCCTTTATTACCGACAAGGACAGCGATGATCTTCTGTTCGGAATACGGAACAAATTCGATTTCATAGCAGCTTCATTTGTCAGGAATGCCAACGACATCAAGGAGCTTCGGGAATTGCTGAAAAAAAACGGCGGCGATGGGATAAAAATAATATCCAAGATAGAGATACGTGAAGGTGTTGATGCCATCGACGAGATCATACGGGTGAGCGACGGCGTAATGGTTGCCAGGGGTGACATGGGCGTTGAGATACCCTTTGAGGAACTTCCCTCAATACAGAAGAGCATCATCAGAAAATGCTACAGAGCGGGAAAAACCGTCATCACCGCTACGCAGATGCTCGATTCGATGATCCGCAATCCGAGACCCACCAGGGCTGAGATCACCGATGTGGCAAACGCCATTTACGACGGCACGAGCGCCATCATGCTTTCCGGCGAAACGTCTGTCGGGAAATATCCCATCGATTCCCTTCTTACAATGTCAAAGATTGCCATTGAAACAGAAAAAGATATCGATTATGTGAAGCGGTTCAATGACATGGACGTCACCGTGTCAAGAAATGTTACCAACGCAGTGAGCCGCGCGGCCTGCGACACGGCCCATACCCTGGGCGCATCGGCTGTCGTCTGCGTGACAAAATCAGGACATACGGCGGCCATGGTATCCAAGTATCATCCCGCATGTCCGATCCTGGCTGTTACAACTTCGAAAGATGTCTACAACCAGCTTTCACTGGCATGGGGAGTGGTTCCCGATATGACAGAGAAAAAGGATTCCACTGATGAAGTGTTTCAGCAGGCGGTAACCAGGGCGTCATTATCGAAACTAGTCGTCAACGGAGATTGCATGGTCATCACCGGGGGGATGATAGCCGATGTGAGTGGTACGACCAATACGATAAAGGTCCATATTGTCGGTGACGTCCTTGTGGAGGGAACTGGCATGACCGCAGGAACAGCCAGCGGCCAGGTATGCGTAATAAATAATCCGGATGATCTGAGGGACCTCAATGCCGGCCAGGTAATGGTGATACGGAAGAGTACCGATGAGATTCTTGCGGTCATGAAAAATGCCGCTGCCATTGTCACTGAAGAGGAGAGCGAGTCGCAGACCGTCACGGTCGGGAAAGCACTGGGGCTGCCTGTCATAGCGAACGCCCGGTCCGCAACGGAAATACTTAAGAGCGGCACAGTGATCACGGTGGAAGGATCTACAGGAAGGGTCTACAGCGGCCTGAAGAAATGA